Within the Dolichospermum compactum NIES-806 genome, the region AACCACTCTTGTAAATCATCCTCATCCAATCTACGCAGTAATGATTTACCATCTTTTCTATCTACAATAATCACATCATTTGCTGTGAATTCATTTAATAATTCTACAGATTGAGTAGAAACAATTACTTGTTTTTCTCTAGCGGCAGCACGTATTAAAGATGCTAAAATAGTAATTGCATAAGGATGAAGACCTAACTCTGGTTCATCAACTAAAATAGTTTCTGGTTGTAAAACAGTAGGTTGTAAAAATACCGTTGCTAAACATATAAAACGCAGCGTTCCATCTGAAAGCAAATGAGCTTTAAAAGGAATATCTTGACCTTGTTCAAACCATTCTAACTCTATTAGATCCTGATTGTGTGGAGAAGGACGCAATAAAAAATTACCAAAAAAAGGTGCGACAAGTCTGATTGTTTTAACAATCTGTTGATAAGATTGGGAATAGTTATTTTTCAATAAATACAAAAAAGCCGCCAAATTGCGAGCATCTGGACGTAGATAAATATTATCATTAATAGGAACAGCTTGTTTTACATAGGCGCTGTCGCTGGTATCATGAAAATGATAAACCCGCCATTGCTGCATGGCAGATAATACATATTCATC harbors:
- a CDS encoding AAA family ATPase, whose translation is MAKLINKEQLSRIVLKGFKSIAECDLKLTQLNILIGCNGAGKSNFISFFRMVQEILDGHLQVFVSRQGGPDTALHFGRKTTAQLEIELYFGNNRYFATLEPTQDNRLMFSEESFGWGGGEWKIGSGHFETQAFTGTGTKIDEYVLSAMQQWRVYHFHDTSDSAYVKQAVPINDNIYLRPDARNLAAFLYLLKNNYSQSYQQIVKTIRLVAPFFGNFLLRPSPHNQDLIELEWFEQGQDIPFKAHLLSDGTLRFICLATVFLQPTVLQPETILVDEPELGLHPYAITILASLIRAAAREKQVIVSTQSVELLNEFTANDVIIVDRKDGKSLLRRLDEDDLQEWLEDYTLGELWKKNIIGGRPSR